cctGAAGAATAAGGAAACGTACAGTAGTgattattagctgactcttttttttcacatgagCAAATATAATGACATAGAGAAAAGAGAAcggagaaaagagaaaaatggttGTTGTGTATAccaacggcttagagtcgactcttaatatttatttaagaaaattctGTTGTATGAggtagataataaaacaaagaagagtaataaaaatattttattgtattaaggaagaaaccatatctaactctaatttttttaattacactTATAAAATGAGTCAGTCTTGTGGACATAGATAAGGAGAGTTAATTATAGACTCTATTTTTGAACATGTCCTAATgtatgcataaaaaaatttaccgttgttaataaaaaaaaaggctatgTACTAtcatcatccttgaaaagttcTAAATACTGAGATCATTCTGTCGAAATTTGGTTTCCTCCATAACCTAAGGCTGATTACATTTTTCCGGCCGCTGGGCCTGAAGTGTCAACGGCGAACCTGACTTGTTTAGTAAGAAACCAACCtgctaaaaagaaataaaaggcACCTTCCATGCTTTCTAATCAACTGATTACTTTTGGGGTCATAAAACAATCCAAAACAAGAATCTATCCCTTTCTTTATCCCGGAAAGAGATACGCTTTTAGTGCATTTGTACCTTTCTTTTCCTACATAATagagtactagtactagtagctTTTGATGAGGACAAAAGTAGGAATTGCTTAGGTTGGAAAAGCCAAACCATGCTGCTCTTTCTTGTTACTAATCCAAAAGCGATGCTTTGCACTTTTGCACTTCGATTATAATATGCGCGAGTCACATTCGCctccaattttctttttccagcACTGGACGGATTCTAGATGGATACAATCACACAACATGACTTCTGAGCACGACCGGGTGTGAAAACTTTTAACAAATCCGCCTCGTGTTATGAGCTCATGATACGTGAGCAGAATCACAGCATGGTTCATTCTCATGTACAGTGGTGTGCTTGTGATAAAAATGGTGAAAGTGAGGCGGACCTACCGACTCTATCCAGGATCAGCTGAACTGATGGTCTCCGATAAAATCCATTACAATAGCTAATATGATATTAAGAATTAAACATTATTTTGATCCCGTTGACCCTGATAAACTAAAGTTTTAGCTTTGCCCCAAATATAAAAGAGGAAGAACTCAGTAAGGCAGCCGTGCCAGCTAAACCCTAACAGTCATGGTGGGCCGGCCCAGAGGCCCATGTCACCAGTGGGACACAAAAGATCAGTATACTGCCGTGCAGATGCATGCCGGTATGCTACGGCTATCAAAAGATCGTTTTTCTCAACTGGTGGCAAGATCTGCTAGCGTAGCGGGAGCAGGCACGAAGCCAATATTTTCTCAAGCCCAGAACTCAAGAGGTGTAATTTTCAGGATTTTGCATGTATCTTCTATGTTTTGAAGCTTTAGAGTGTATTACTTCTGCTCCCTACTGgttcaaataattaaactagAAGAGATCACTTACTTTAAAGACGGTTGGAGCAATTTTCAGTGGATATTTAGGCTTTGGGGTTAGGCTACAACCCTAGCTACCCAACTCATGTCCCCGCAAAGGTACTTGTATGTTGTATCAGATTATTGTCATCTCTAGGGTTGAGTTCCAGTCCCTATAGAGTTCATAAGAACATCCACTGATTGAAAAACCGCTCCAAAGAGATTTTGTCATTTTCACGTAAACTGTTGAGAACCAATGGAATTTGAACAATGCTTGTCAAAAATACTGAAATTCAGTTTGTTAATATAATTCGATCAGTTTACCGGGTGATTTCTCAACTTTAGCCAGCTCAAAACCGCAGAATTTCACGAAATTAAATCCGAACTGCATTCGTTGGTTTTGGTGAACCCTTCCGCTTTGGGGTCAGCGGCATTCAGCAGAGAGCCATAACTCGATCGTGCCAGTACGTCCTACCTCAGCAGCTGCCCGCTGCCCCTGATTACTCCACTCCCCCTCCGCACTGTGTTCGCCTTCTGATGCTCCCGGGGCAAGAGAACGTGGGTCGCGTCGCCGGCAATAAatccggggggggggggggggggggggggggctgaTGATGCTCTCGGAGGATTGATTGGTGCTTGCTTGCCGGCGATGCGTGGGAGACGCGGGCGCCGGTCCGgtccccctccctcccgcctCCCTCGCGCTCACATACGTATGCGCACGCGACGGATCAGCGGGGGGCGCACATGCACGGTCGCCACGCGCGCATGGTAAGGCAGAGGGTCCAGCCGGCCGGGTCCTCCGCGCCTGTGTTGCTTGCGCCACGGACGGCCGCAGCAGCGCGAGCGGATCGCGCACATCGGGCAGGCGGCGTCGTCTGCCGCCGTGTCTAGACGGCCATCAATTTTAGGGGTGGGGGGGCGCCTGACAAACCGAGCAGCTGCTGCGCAGCGCAGTCAAGGCAAAAGGCTCGGGCCTCGCGGGCAGGGGCAGTACGTACGTGCGCGAGAATGGATGATTGAATGGTCCTCTCGTGAGGGGTTTGTTCATCAAACAACTGCAGCTACCGTTGGGTCAACTACGATCGATGCTCCTCGCGTTGGTATTGATGGCTGTCTGGTTAGCCGGGATCATGAGTTCCGTCATACCCGGAAGCATAGAGGAGAGGCGCATCCATCCGCGCCTACTTAATCGAACAGGGTgatatttgtgaaaaaaaaataaaagaagtcGCAGGGAGCACTTTTTCGATAGAAGAATTCGAAAAGAGCACCGAAACAtaaagagcaagtataatagctggctataaactGGCTGTATGTTtatatggaggagagagagtatAAGCAGGCTGTaagtttatagctagcttaggCACAGAAACTcagaaactctgtgagagtgacatatgagtcatatattaatgatgaagagctaactagtatatgtgtgggctaagagaagactataagaagtcttatagccagcttgttgactatattattttcCTTGCTCCGAAGAGTAATAGGAGTAGCAAGTACGGGATTTTGGGACCCCTGAACCGAATATTGCGGTCTGCTGGGTCGGGCCTAGGGGTCAGGATgaataaggtggtgtttagttgccaaaatttttttggcaaaaacatcacatcgaacgtttgaccggatgtcggaaggggttttcagacacgaatgaaaaaacgaatttcatggctagcctagaaatcacgagacgaatcttttgagcctaattaatccgtcattagcacatgttggttactgcagcacttatggctaatcgtggactaattagactcaaaagattcgtctcaagatttctttcataactgtgtaattagttttttggttcatctatgtttaatactttatttaggtgtaaaaaattcaatgttatgtttttggaaaaaaaaagtttgggaACTAAATTCGCGGAAacaaagggagaaaaaaaaaagagcgtGAATGCGTGCGTGATGCTTTCAAGCACCAAAATCTAGGTGTAACAACTCGCGCTGCTACACTGCAGCGGCACGCGGGATGCCTGGAAAGAAAACAACCCAATGGGCAGATACGTCTCTGTGATCTTCACTGATACCACTACAATTCTGGCACGGAGCAAGCAGAGCCCGAGCAGCCCCGGCCCTCGGCCGtggctgcagcctgcaggtgCGCGTGCGACGACCTCGCGCTGTCGGCCGGCACACTCAGGGTGGTGGAATGGCAAATGGCACTGGGAACAAGACCGGTTAGCGTCTAGGCTCCTCCAGGTGGGCCACACTGCGAATTGCGCGCTGGGGCCGAGAGATGCAGGCAGATTGGCCGGGGCCGGGAGTGAACCTCGAAAATAGTAACGACGATAATATCGGCATTACCGACTGGCTTTGTTAGTAACTAATTAAGCACTGAGGCTTCTGAGACAAACCAACATATAAAATCCAACAGTACTATGTGCAGATGCAACCCCATGATTCTTTGGGTACATATAGGTCTCGAAGGTGAACACATACGATAAATAGCATGCCGAACCAGCAATATCCATGGAACTAGACTAGCTATATGTTGCTTATCATCCccttatttacatatatagagTTCAGAGGTGCAAACCGCACATAGTAATCAACAGAGGGGCAAACTGCAGTTTTCATGACACCACATCATCCACGATACTCATATATTGTAGACGGTAGACCCACCGGTTCACACCAGAACGCACACGCACCAGTTCTTATACTTTCACCCAGTGTTCTGCATACCGGCAGCGATGCCCTTCATGGTCAGGATGAGAGTATCCTCGAGGCCTGGGGCGTACTCACTCGTTGTGTTAAGCTTCACGAGCTCGGCAGCTGGCTTCCCTGAGTCCATTATGTCCTTCGACAGATGAGCTCGGGGGCTTACATGGAAGCCAGGGTCCCTGATACGCTTTAGCGTGCAGGCTTGGCAAACATTCAGTGCTGTAATGTAGGAATCACGGATACGCAGTCTCTGCCTCAAGTAAGGATCTCCCTCAAGGAGGTCTTTGTGTCCAGCAACCTGAGTTAACAATCAGATGGCAGTAAGTGAGAAGATGCGGTAAAATATTAGGATCAGTAGTTCAGGACTAGTGATAAGTGTGTTGTTTTAGACAGTATACTTGGGAGAAACATTTTTGTGCAACATCTTGTATTAGTATCTAGAGCTTATTGCTGCCTGATATGTTAAAATGCTTTATCATTTAGTCAGACAAATGCAGGATATACATCATGGTAAATTAAAGGAAAACATTACCAACCAGTTGGCAGAAAAAACATTTGGAACTGGTTTTCTTGGTGAATCCTAAGAATTCTCAGAAAATCTAGAGGAAACTATACTATTTTAGCAGCCAGTATATAATGGATAAAAGGTCTCAAAAAATTACTTGTAGAAGaagttgttttgtttcttcatAGTTTGCTCTAAGACGAGCACCAAATGACCATAAATCCTCAGACACCAGCAACTTGTCATACAGAGCTGCAATACCAGGATCACCCTTAGCAAACACCATCTCAACCAAGTCTATTGTAACCCTGAAAAATGGCCATTCGTTGTACATCTCCTGGAGGATTTGAAGATTGCGTATGTCCTTTTGCAAGACATGCTTGAACGCTGCGCCAAAACCAAGCCACACTGGTAGGTGGAATCGAGTCTGTGTCCAAGCAAAGATCCAAGGAATTGCACGTAGTGATTCAATGCCTCCACTTGGCTTTCTTTTTGATGGTCTACTTCCAATATTCATCCTACCATATTCCAACTCTGGTGTCGCCTATGTGACAGCAAAGAAACAACACCATTAGAAAATCattagcaaaacaacaaatatttgaAGGATCAACTATAGACTATGGAGTGCTAATGCAAACAACGAGAACCACACCAATCAAAATGGCAATTTCAAGATAACAAAATCATGGGTTGAACATAAGCTATTTCGACAACataaaaggctaaaaacagACAGTATCTTGCATAAGCATCAAACAAAAACTGAAAGAAAATACTTACAAGACGAAAATATTCAACAAATCGCGGCTCTTGGAAGACAATGGATCGGTATTCTTTTGTAGCAACAACAGCCATTTCATCCATCAGAGCACGCCATTCTGGCTTTGGTGAAATTGGTGGATGCATGCCATGTTCAAGAGTAGCAGCTGTAAAACGTTGAAGTGTCCTAAAACACAAATGCTCCTCTCCAAAAGATTGCTCAATGACTTCACCTTGAACAGTCACACGAAGTGATCCATGAATGGTCTCCGGAGGTTGTGACAGTATAGCAAGGTGGGTAGGACCCCCACCTCTTCCAACAGTTCCACCACGCCCATGAAACATAGTCAACTTAACCCCAAACTGCTTAGCAACTTTAATAAGCTCCTCTTGAGCTTTGTACAGTTGCCAAGCTGCAGAGAAACGACCAGCATCCTTCCCAGAATCTGAATATCCAATCATTACTTCCTGCTTTCCATTGATCCTATTTCTATACCACTCAACAGAGAAAAGTCGGGCAAGAGCTGCTGGTGCTGCTTCCAGATCTGCCAGTTTTTCAAACAATGGCACAACTCTCATTGGCTTCTTCACATGACATTCACGCTGCAAAAGCTCAACTGCTAGAACATCTGAAGGAGCTGTTGCCATGGATATTACATATGCACCAAAGCTATCAGAGGGTAGTTCTGCTAACACATGAAAAGTATCCAGAACATCAGCAATTTCCTCTGTCTTGGGAAGGTCAGGACCAAATAACGGCCTCTTTCCATTGAGTTCTGACAGTAGCCAGTCTTGGCGTTTCTCCTCCGACCATTCACGATATGATCCAATTCCAAGGTATTGAGTTATGGCATCCATAACATCAGTATGTCGGTCAGATTCCTGCCTAATATCAAGTCTAACAAGGGATAGTCCAAATGTGGACACTTGCCGCAAAAAGTCAAGAAGACTGCCATCAGCAATAGAATCATCACCACAAGTACAGAGAGATCTGTAACAGAGCTCAAGAGGCTCCAAGAActgcaaaagaagaaaactttAGCCAAaagaccaaaacaaaaattctAACAGTGTAGGCAAGTTTTTTGTATGGCCACGTGCCTGCTCAACATCAGTGAAGGTTGCTTCGTCAGGAATTTCAGAAAATCCATTGGCCAATAAATGGCGTGCCCGCTCGCGTGTATTGTACAATTTATCTCTGACATCACTCAGAATTACACGATAGGGTTCGCTTGGAGGAACCTGTTTCCAGAACTCTGCATGCAAGAAAAGCTTGTCAGCATGCATTTCACTCAACTTGGGACCAATAAAGTTCACATGTTGGACTACAAAAATTAACcacataaagaaataaaaaagagtcaaGAAACTGCCACACCAATCCTGTGGGACtcatcttttttatgttttctcaTTAAATGATTAAATGATGAATATTATTAAAATCACTATTCACTAATTCTATGAGAATCCTCAATGATGATTAGCAGTAACatacataatatattataataaattatgggTTGATGACTAATTTGGTAGACTTTGGAAGGGGGGTGATAAATAAGACCATTTATAATAGAAAGAAAGGTGTGCAGAACTAAACCATAATCATGCCATATATACCTATATAGTGTTTTGTTGTGTCTTTCTTTGAGGAACGGTGTAACTCATCAGCTTTCACACGTAGTTCATCAGTACAACGCCACATAGATAGCTGCAGGTGATCAAAATTTTGTGAGAGACTAAACAGCAGTGGAACATTCTTTTAAATAGtaaaaccttttatttttacctcAAACATCAGATCCTCTATCTGTGCATAGTACAAGTTAGCAGCCATCATTCTAGCCAACAGGCATACGTCCCTTGTAACCTCTGGTGTGACTCTTGGATTTCCTGTAGTCCACATCAATATTAAAACCATAATTTcgcaattaattaaatatgtttcaAACATGATACAATAGATTAAATGTACCATCACGGTCTCCACCCATCCAAGACGAAAATTGAATAAGAGGAGCATTATAAGGCACTCGCTCGTTTATGCCAATGTTCTTAAGGGCAGTATCAACCCTGCGTAAAAACTTGGGAACACCCTTCCATATTGTCTCATGAAAATAACTCATTCCAGCACGCATTTCATCCTGTGGTGTAGGAGGTGCTCGCCGAATTTCATCAGTTCTAAAGGCAGCTTGAATCTGAAcataagaaattatataagaaattagaatctaataaacatattttttatgaagatGAAAAACCTTGCTGCGTGTTGAATAATCACTATAGTGGCATTAGGCAACTGATATCCCAAGTTCCTACAAAAAGGAAATCACCTCTCTCTGAAGTGCTTCATCGAGTTCCTGCTTCTCATCTGGAGTTATGTCCTTTGCATAAAGTTTTGTTAAACAATTTCTTATCCTGCATATAGGAaagtgaatttattttttgttaaacacTTCAGCGGTAGCTCTGTTCAAATCCAATGAACCTTGCATCTAAAAGCAAACATGTTAGTGAACTGAACTTCCCTGGTGCATTATGCAAATATTACAAAGACAATGCAAGGTTGCAGCACAGTCAATTccaattttcatttaaaatgtCCTTTTATGAGCTATATTTGTTTTGGTTGTGTAAAGTTGGAACTAACCTGCCATGCTTTTGTAGAAGCGACCTCCTGACCGACTGAGTTGGATGTGCTGTCAGGACCAGGTCAATTGTTTGACTCTTGAGAGCATCAAATACCTCCTGAGGGGATTTCTTAAGCTCACCAACGAGCCTTTTTAGGGTCTCCTCAAAGTTTGATTCAGTTGTAGCAGAGTTCTCATCAGCAAAATCACCCTTCTTTAATTTTATCCTCCTACGATACGCAATCTGGACTTCCTCAGCCAAGTTTGCCAGGATAAGCATGTGTGAAAACGACTTCGTTATCACGATGGAGTCTCCAGGATCCAAACGAGTTAACACATTCCCGATCGCATCCAGCTGTTTGGGGTCAATCTTACTTTCATACTCAGCAGCAAACTCATAGCATTCTTGAACCTGCATGCACCAACAGAAGTGAAGAATTTTGAACATACTTTTAGATGTCTAATTGAAGAAAGCTCACAACATTATTGGAATCGAAAGAATCAAGCTATTGATTAAAAAGATCAGCACAATGGTATAGCAAACAGATGACAAGAAAACACAATAATACTAGCAGAATATTTGTAGGCAGCATAACTTGATAACATTGCCTGACTGGATTAACAAACTAACGTCCGAATTGGACAGTGAAATCATGCATAACAGCATATAGAGGCATGCTGAAGGTAGAAGTATGGGAAACTATACATCATTAACAAGTTGCAACACATATGTTCACAAATTGCAGCATATCAACAATAACAAAAGGTTAGAAAAAGATTCCATTCCTGCAATAAAGGGGCATAATCCTACAGCATCATTGGAAAGGCACAATGACAGCGGGCAATCTGTGCAATAGCATAATCCTAATCCTAAGATGGCTAGTACATGAATTGCATATGAGAATACAATTCCAGCAGAATGCAGATGACAGCACATGAATTCCAtgttttgttaattactataaCATTTCCACTACCAAAGCTCATAAAACATGCAAAACAATAGAGCACGCAAAAAATAGAATCAATAAAACACACCCGACCCCCAAAATGGCTGAAGAATTAGCGGCCAAAACATCTCTGATTTGCATAAACCATATACACATCGCGCACAAACCGATTTTCAAGCATGCAGGTGTCATGGCATGGTTCAAGGTTGACAAAGGATTCACCAACCAAAtcaacaaggaaaaaaaaaaaggagaaactaAATTACTAAAATGCAGTATGGCGTGGAGCGATCGGGAGATCATTACCGTCTCCCTGATGTCTTCCCCATGCAGATCCTGAAGGATGTCAAGGAAGCGATCGAGGAGCAGGGCGTCGTACTCGACCAGCTTGTCGTCCTCCGAGAGCTTCTTAGGCGCCAGGATTCGCAGCTGCGCGTCGATGGACGTCGCCTTGTCCGCCGCATTGCGCGCCATCTCCCCAGAGCCGGCGCCTTTtcccctcctccaccgcctgcAACAGCAAACAACCGCAGATTAAAACCCACAAGCCAGCACTCGCTGATTCCACCTCCAATCCGGCGAAGAAACCCAACACCTTCACGCAGCGTCCACGCGATCCGAACAGCCAATGCGAAATCCTTGCCCGCCACCTAGCCCTAATCACACATGAAcctaagagaaaaaaatgcattccCCCCCTCCCGAATGCAACGGGTTCCGATCAAACACCACCCCAATGCATCGATCAACTACATACccccaacaacaacaacaatggCTAAGGGAAAATCTGCGAAGAAGGAAACGACTTTTAAAGAAGGGATTAGAAATCCGTGAGAGAAAATACCTCCGCCTGGAACAAGTGTACCAGGGCCAATACGGGGAGAGATCAACCTGACGAAAAGCGTGGCTCGGTGCTTTTGCGCTTTCGATGGATTCTTGTgagagacacacacacaccttGGGCTATTTATAGGACCAGATGGCCCCCGTCGCTTCTGCACCTGAACTCCGACTACAATGCCTGATTTGCAGTCCGCTCACAGTGCTAAACCCTGATTTGCAATTATCAACACAGTGATGTACGGTGCAATATTCCtgctttatctttttaaaagtatttttttcttaaccacCGAACATATTTTCCACTGTTGCTACTCTTATAGGATCGCGACGATTAACGGATGGCGGATGCACATTAGTTGCATGATTGTGCAGTGCACCTATCTGCGGGCTAAATGTAAAAATGGAGTTTTAAACTATCAAAATCCTACGGCATTTGTAATTGGACATGCACACTATGCATGCATACGAGTGAGGCTTGTATAGGTTGCATCTTCCCAACTGCGCAACAAGATTATTTCATTGTATTTTCACGGGTAGGGTCCAAAGAGCGGTGATTCCACTGTACTGAACAAAAGAGGCAGATAGCTTGAGGAGGAATAAAAGGAAAGATTAAATACTTGGCGTCTTAGCATTGCATTAGttattcttcaaaaaaaacattggcATAAGTACTATAGCTAAGTTTTGATCATGATGCACGAAATTTTTGAAGGCGAACAAATGCTTCGATAAGGAGCCCAAGATAGAAACAACCAGCCTCCACAGCAGTTTGTCCGGAGCGGATATTCCGAGGGTATAATCGTTTACTGTTGTTTATTCTAGTTTCCTATATTCGTCAAGCGAGCGAGACAGGGACACGTTTCTAAACCTTTGGAATTGATAGGACATTAGGACCTGACAAACGAGGAGAacataattatgaaaaaaaatgttcatgtcataaaaaatacaccagcTCACAGAGTCACAGCACTGTGTAGAGTTACGTACTCTACGCAGTACGCACCCATGAGTTTGTTAGTGCTTAAGTGGCAAACGATATATGCATGACCTCATAATTCTATTGAGAGCACATGTGCGTGTGTAATTATGGctactaaatatttaaatgccGAAAATAGAGCTATACATCTTGTAAAAGAAATAGAGTTACATGTTCACAACTCTACCATTACATAAGAACATTCCTCTTAATCATCTCGTGTATTTATTCAATCAACTGCTCTATCCGTCTAAAAGTATAGCAAACTAAATTGAGATTTGATTTATCCAGAgcaatgaatttagacatgaagttatatttttagagaaaaggcGCAAAGCCCTGCTTTTTTAAAGCATAAACAGATGTCTGCTGGGGAGTCCAACTTACAGCGATAACAAACACAGTGGGAGAGCAACCAGCTTCTCCAGATCGAACGAGACATGCACACCCAGAAGTTTGAAAGATAACCACAAAGAAGATATAAGCTAACGCATTAAACGAAAGCTAAGAACAGCTGATAGAGACATAGAGTTCATTAGACTGCTCCAGATCTTCCAGATAAACTCTTAGTTCCTTCTAGCAACTTGTTCCTTAAGACTTATCTATCACCTTCTTTTGCAAGAGCCTTCCACTATGAGACCGAAGATGCAGccctgaaaataataatattaggaGAAGAAAGATATTTATCCCGAAAAACCATATCATTCCTAATTACCCATAAGTTCCAACAAAAAGCTCCTATCAGAACACACTTAGGGTTTGCACTTTTGCTACCTAGATTATTCAACAAAATATCTAACAACATCTCAAAAGTAAAAGGTTTTATCTGCCAGCCAAAGACATCCCGACAAAAACTCCAAGCAAAAACAGCAATTGGACACTGGAACATAATATGTTGAGATGATTCCTTTTCACCGCATACCTTACACAACTCAGAACCCAACCAATTTCTAGCTTTGAGGTTTACAGCAGATTGAATTCTATCTCTAGCAAGCAACCAAATAAAGTGTTTAATTTTCAAAGGCATAGGGGCTTTCCAGATCATCTCTATTTTTGTATCAGAGACACCTCTAAACAGCATAAATCTGTAAAGGGATTTAGCCGTGAATCTTTGTTTACTATCCAACATCCAGATTACATAATCatcataatttttcaaaactgTTTCTGT
This is a stretch of genomic DNA from Oryza brachyantha chromosome 1, ObraRS2, whole genome shotgun sequence. It encodes these proteins:
- the LOC102700381 gene encoding phosphoenolpyruvate carboxylase, housekeeping isozyme, with translation MARNAADKATSIDAQLRILAPKKLSEDDKLVEYDALLLDRFLDILQDLHGEDIRETVQECYEFAAEYESKIDPKQLDAIGNVLTRLDPGDSIVITKSFSHMLILANLAEEVQIAYRRRIKLKKGDFADENSATTESNFEETLKRLVGELKKSPQEVFDALKSQTIDLVLTAHPTQSVRRSLLQKHGRIRNCLTKLYAKDITPDEKQELDEALQREIQAAFRTDEIRRAPPTPQDEMRAGMSYFHETIWKGVPKFLRRVDTALKNIGINERVPYNAPLIQFSSWMGGDRDGNPRVTPEVTRDVCLLARMMAANLYYAQIEDLMFELSMWRCTDELRVKADELHRSSKKDTTKHYIEFWKQVPPSEPYRVILSDVRDKLYNTRERARHLLANGFSEIPDEATFTDVEQFLEPLELCYRSLCTCGDDSIADGSLLDFLRQVSTFGLSLVRLDIRQESDRHTDVMDAITQYLGIGSYREWSEEKRQDWLLSELNGKRPLFGPDLPKTEEIADVLDTFHVLAELPSDSFGAYVISMATAPSDVLAVELLQRECHVKKPMRVVPLFEKLADLEAAPAALARLFSVEWYRNRINGKQEVMIGYSDSGKDAGRFSAAWQLYKAQEELIKVAKQFGVKLTMFHGRGGTVGRGGGPTHLAILSQPPETIHGSLRVTVQGEVIEQSFGEEHLCFRTLQRFTAATLEHGMHPPISPKPEWRALMDEMAVVATKEYRSIVFQEPRFVEYFRLATPELEYGRMNIGSRPSKRKPSGGIESLRAIPWIFAWTQTRFHLPVWLGFGAAFKHVLQKDIRNLQILQEMYNEWPFFRVTIDLVEMVFAKGDPGIAALYDKLLVSEDLWSFGARLRANYEETKQLLLQVAGHKDLLEGDPYLRQRLRIRDSYITALNVCQACTLKRIRDPGFHVSPRAHLSKDIMDSGKPAAELVKLNTTSEYAPGLEDTLILTMKGIAAGMQNTG